One region of Halomicrobium sp. LC1Hm genomic DNA includes:
- a CDS encoding inorganic phosphate transporter, with protein MTGIAFWSLVGLASLTSLVTAWTLGANSNSPPFAPAIGANAISTMRAAFLIGILAALGALTQGGAISETVGAGLIDGVQITSLAATAGLLTASAFMAFGVYSGYPVPAAFATTGAMVGVGLSLGGDPAIDTYRQIATFWVLVPPVSGGLAYLTATILRRDDIPETVGVPLLAAIVGGIVANVQLSIVPTPPGVQQGSVAGFLARQVPTPIVGGLDLGVVAFTLVVAAASFQWIRRRTQVSVDRGIKTFLVVLGSVVAFSSGGSQVGLATGPLENLYSAELGLPGIVLLGLGAAGILGGAWMGAPRLLQATSREYAQLGVRRSIAALVPGFIIAQTAIALGIPISFNNIIISGVIGGGLAGGSAGVSRRKIGVTLAFWVITLVTSIAIGFGLYRLLSTVLGIR; from the coding sequence ATGACCGGGATCGCGTTCTGGTCGCTGGTCGGACTCGCCTCACTGACGAGCCTCGTGACCGCGTGGACCCTCGGTGCGAACAGCAACTCGCCGCCGTTCGCGCCCGCGATCGGTGCGAACGCCATCTCGACGATGCGGGCGGCCTTTCTCATCGGCATCCTCGCAGCCCTCGGAGCGTTGACACAGGGTGGCGCGATCTCCGAGACCGTCGGCGCGGGGCTCATCGACGGCGTCCAGATCACCTCGCTTGCGGCGACGGCGGGACTGCTCACCGCGAGTGCGTTCATGGCCTTCGGTGTCTACAGCGGCTATCCCGTGCCGGCGGCCTTCGCCACGACCGGCGCGATGGTCGGCGTCGGCCTCTCGCTGGGCGGCGATCCAGCCATCGACACGTACCGACAGATCGCGACGTTCTGGGTGCTCGTTCCGCCGGTCTCGGGCGGCCTGGCGTATCTCACAGCGACGATCCTGCGCCGGGACGACATCCCCGAGACGGTCGGGGTCCCGCTGCTCGCGGCCATCGTCGGGGGGATCGTCGCGAACGTCCAGCTCAGTATCGTCCCGACGCCGCCCGGCGTCCAGCAGGGTTCCGTCGCCGGATTTCTGGCGCGACAGGTGCCCACGCCGATCGTCGGCGGTCTCGATCTCGGCGTCGTCGCGTTCACGCTGGTGGTGGCGGCGGCGAGCTTCCAGTGGATCCGCCGCCGCACCCAGGTCTCGGTCGACCGCGGGATCAAGACCTTCCTCGTCGTGCTTGGCAGCGTCGTCGCCTTCTCCTCCGGTGGGAGTCAGGTCGGACTGGCGACCGGGCCACTGGAGAACCTCTACAGCGCCGAACTCGGACTGCCGGGGATCGTCCTGCTGGGACTCGGAGCCGCCGGTATCCTCGGCGGGGCGTGGATGGGCGCGCCGCGGCTGCTACAGGCGACTTCGCGCGAGTACGCCCAGCTCGGTGTCCGCCGGTCGATCGCCGCGCTCGTCCCCGGTTTCATCATCGCCCAGACCGCGATCGCACTGGGGATCCCGATCTCGTTCAACAACATCATCATTTCGGGCGTCATCGGTGGGGGGCTGGCCGGCGGCTCGGCGGGCGTCTCCAGGCGAAAGATCGGCGTCACGCTGGCGTTCTGGGTGATCACGCTCGTCACGAGCATCGCCATCGGTTTCGGCCTCTATCGACTGCTCTCGACGGTGCTCGGGATCAGGTGA
- the leuS gene encoding leucine--tRNA ligase encodes MSNRYNHARVQEYWQHVWDREGVYELDDAAIDRGDGTYVLGMFPYTSGSLHMGHIRNYAITDAVARYRRMNGADVLHPMGWDAFGLPAENAAYERDTDPESWTRTCIEQMRDELERMGFGYDWSREITTCDPEYYRWNQWLFTRFYENDLVEYTGAAVNWCPDCETVLADAQVDESDGPADVRDDTPGHADGEGVCWRCGTAVETRELDQWFFTITDYADELADGLDDLDGWPDSVREIQRNWIGRREGAEITFEIDGQPIDVFTTRPDTVFGATYLALAPGHEVARELAQRASSGASEAVADFHDRVADGRAEGTAGVDTGLTATNPVTGEEIPVYVASYVLSDVGTGAVMGVPAHNERDHAFAAAHDLPVERVVAPNDGEHGARNGDDLPYTDEGMIVADGAYEGLASAAARERLLDHDAVTAATTYRLRDWLISRQRYWGTPIPMVHCEECGAVPVPDEDLPVELPEFVQTTGNPLAASDEFVQTTCPDCGGPAQRETDTMDTFVDSSWYFLRYLNPDLSTAPFENEVADDWLPVDVYVGGDEHAVLHLLYIRFFTRALADLGLLDRREPVDRLVNQGTVLHGGEKMSKSKGNDVAPHEYGAETTRLFVLSAAHPGQDFEWTATDVSNAYEFQQDVYRMVLSFTDGAGGRTESRPHDAYLEREIDRTIAAVTDEYDRFRFHRVVTELQQFAQLLRRYREYETPYRFAYSRGLRVLAKLLAPLAPYLAEELWSALDGEGLIAGADWPTPLHDSPDYRTERELVRTTLADVREITDVVEITDPDEIELVVAPDWSYRAYEIAREVTQEPDSTAGEGGPSSRDGSTPAGQPADGAVVGRIMDADAVPGTEAAADYATELADRSGGFEPVLAPERELTVLEQASWLFAEEFDADVVVRRADPDGEQAHRARPNKPAIHIT; translated from the coding sequence ATGTCGAACCGCTACAACCACGCCCGCGTCCAGGAGTACTGGCAACACGTCTGGGACCGCGAGGGCGTGTACGAACTCGACGACGCGGCGATCGACCGCGGCGATGGGACCTACGTGCTGGGGATGTTCCCCTACACGTCGGGCTCGCTGCACATGGGCCACATCCGCAACTACGCGATCACCGACGCCGTCGCCCGCTACCGGCGGATGAACGGTGCGGACGTGCTCCACCCGATGGGGTGGGACGCCTTCGGGCTCCCGGCGGAGAACGCCGCCTACGAGCGCGACACCGACCCGGAGTCGTGGACGCGAACGTGCATCGAGCAGATGCGCGACGAACTCGAACGCATGGGGTTTGGCTACGACTGGTCTCGCGAGATCACGACCTGCGATCCGGAGTACTACCGGTGGAACCAGTGGCTCTTCACCCGCTTCTACGAGAACGACCTCGTCGAGTACACCGGCGCAGCGGTCAACTGGTGCCCGGACTGCGAGACCGTCCTGGCCGACGCACAGGTCGACGAGAGCGACGGTCCGGCCGACGTGCGCGACGACACGCCGGGACACGCCGACGGCGAAGGGGTCTGCTGGCGCTGTGGCACCGCGGTCGAGACCCGCGAACTCGACCAGTGGTTCTTCACGATCACCGACTACGCGGACGAACTCGCGGACGGCCTGGACGACCTCGACGGCTGGCCCGACAGCGTCCGCGAGATCCAGCGCAACTGGATCGGCCGCCGCGAGGGTGCCGAGATCACCTTCGAGATCGACGGCCAGCCGATCGACGTGTTCACGACCCGGCCCGACACCGTCTTCGGAGCGACGTATCTGGCGCTCGCGCCGGGCCACGAGGTCGCCCGCGAACTCGCCCAGCGCGCGTCCTCGGGAGCGAGCGAGGCGGTCGCCGACTTCCACGACCGGGTCGCGGACGGCCGGGCCGAGGGAACGGCCGGCGTCGACACCGGGCTCACCGCGACGAATCCGGTCACTGGCGAGGAGATCCCCGTCTACGTCGCCAGCTACGTCCTCTCTGACGTGGGGACGGGCGCGGTGATGGGCGTGCCGGCCCACAACGAGCGCGACCACGCCTTCGCTGCGGCACACGACCTCCCGGTCGAGCGAGTCGTCGCGCCCAACGACGGCGAGCACGGAGCGCGCAACGGCGACGACCTCCCGTACACCGACGAGGGGATGATCGTCGCCGACGGGGCCTACGAGGGGCTGGCGAGTGCGGCCGCCCGCGAGCGATTGCTGGACCACGACGCCGTGACGGCGGCGACGACCTACCGGCTCCGGGACTGGCTCATCTCTCGGCAGCGCTACTGGGGGACGCCGATCCCGATGGTCCACTGCGAGGAGTGTGGGGCGGTGCCGGTGCCCGACGAAGACCTCCCCGTCGAACTCCCCGAGTTCGTCCAGACCACGGGGAACCCACTGGCCGCGAGCGACGAGTTCGTCCAGACGACCTGTCCCGACTGTGGCGGCCCCGCCCAACGCGAGACCGACACCATGGACACCTTCGTCGACTCCTCCTGGTACTTCCTGCGGTACCTGAACCCAGATCTCTCGACGGCCCCCTTCGAGAACGAGGTCGCCGACGACTGGCTCCCGGTCGACGTGTACGTCGGCGGCGACGAGCACGCGGTGCTCCACCTGCTGTACATTCGCTTTTTCACCCGCGCGCTGGCGGATCTGGGCCTGCTCGATCGGCGCGAACCCGTCGACCGGCTGGTCAACCAGGGGACGGTGTTGCACGGCGGCGAGAAGATGTCCAAGTCGAAGGGCAACGACGTGGCCCCCCACGAGTACGGCGCAGAGACGACGCGGCTGTTCGTTCTCTCGGCGGCACACCCCGGCCAGGACTTCGAGTGGACGGCGACGGACGTGAGCAACGCCTACGAGTTCCAGCAGGACGTGTACCGGATGGTGCTGTCGTTCACCGACGGTGCCGGCGGTCGGACCGAGAGCAGACCGCACGACGCCTACCTCGAACGGGAGATCGACCGGACGATCGCCGCCGTCACCGACGAGTACGACCGCTTTCGCTTCCACCGGGTCGTCACCGAACTCCAGCAGTTCGCCCAGTTGCTGCGACGCTATCGCGAGTACGAGACGCCGTACCGCTTCGCGTACAGCCGGGGGCTGCGCGTGCTGGCGAAACTGCTCGCGCCGCTCGCTCCCTATCTGGCAGAGGAGCTGTGGTCCGCGCTGGACGGCGAGGGGCTGATCGCCGGTGCCGACTGGCCCACGCCGCTGCACGACAGTCCCGACTACCGCACCGAGCGCGAACTCGTCCGGACGACGCTCGCGGACGTGCGCGAGATCACCGACGTGGTCGAGATCACCGATCCCGACGAGATCGAGCTCGTCGTCGCGCCCGACTGGAGCTATCGCGCCTACGAGATCGCGCGCGAGGTGACCCAGGAGCCAGACTCGACCGCTGGCGAGGGTGGTCCCAGCTCTCGGGACGGCAGTACACCTGCGGGACAGCCGGCAGACGGGGCAGTCGTCGGTCGTATCATGGACGCCGACGCCGTGCCCGGCACCGAGGCGGCGGCCGACTACGCGACCGAGCTGGCCGACCGTTCGGGCGGGTTCGAGCCGGTGCTGGCTCCCGAGCGCGAGCTGACGGTGCTGGAACAGGCGTCGTGGCTGTTCGCCGAGGAGTTCGACGCGGACGTGGTCGTCAGGCGGGCCGACCCCGACGGCGAGCAGGCCCACAGAGCCCGGCCGAACAAGCCCGCGATCCACATCACGTGA
- a CDS encoding universal stress protein: MDPSHVLVPLDGSPLSEAALAHALSVFDCPITVLNVVTPIDASMSESGVIERDDRATQARARADEVVDAARAAVDDGDQPVETVVETGEPAETIVAYAAANDVDQVVMGGHGGDASDLTKRLLGTVATAVVREAPVTVTVVR; this comes from the coding sequence ATGGATCCTTCGCACGTCCTCGTGCCACTCGACGGGTCGCCCCTCTCGGAGGCGGCGCTGGCCCACGCGCTTTCCGTCTTCGACTGTCCGATCACGGTCCTGAACGTGGTGACACCGATCGACGCGTCGATGAGCGAGAGCGGCGTCATCGAGCGAGACGACCGGGCGACCCAGGCCCGCGCACGCGCCGACGAAGTGGTCGACGCCGCGAGAGCGGCGGTCGACGACGGCGACCAGCCCGTCGAGACGGTCGTCGAAACCGGGGAGCCGGCCGAAACGATCGTCGCCTACGCCGCGGCCAACGACGTGGACCAGGTCGTGATGGGCGGTCACGGCGGCGACGCCAGCGACCTCACGAAGCGCCTGCTCGGGACGGTCGCCACGGCGGTCGTTCGAGAAGCGCCGGTGACGGTGACTGTCGTTCGGTGA
- a CDS encoding DUF123 domain-containing protein yields the protein MTGGQETDAGGTYTLLIERTEGGPLEVGALGSLSFPSGWYAYTGSALGSGGFSRVDRHERVAAGEHDVRHWHVDYLLGAPGTQLDHVVRSAGVDIECAVADAVAGSRVREFGSSDCDCESHLAFHPDRTTLLDAVDRAHRANR from the coding sequence GTGACCGGCGGGCAAGAGACCGACGCGGGCGGCACCTACACTCTCCTGATCGAGCGGACCGAGGGCGGCCCCCTCGAAGTGGGCGCGCTCGGGTCGCTGTCGTTCCCGTCGGGGTGGTACGCCTACACCGGGAGCGCGCTGGGCAGCGGCGGCTTCAGCCGCGTCGATCGTCACGAACGCGTCGCGGCGGGTGAACACGACGTGCGTCACTGGCACGTCGACTACCTGCTGGGCGCGCCCGGGACCCAGCTCGATCACGTCGTCCGCTCGGCGGGCGTCGACATCGAGTGTGCGGTCGCCGACGCCGTCGCCGGCAGCCGCGTCCGCGAGTTCGGGAGTTCCGACTGCGACTGTGAGTCACACCTCGCCTTCCACCCCGACCGGACGACGCTTCTGGACGCAGTCGATCGAGCACACCGGGCGAACCGGTAA
- a CDS encoding NifU family protein: protein MSTETESGDDLEERITNFLRRNFPQIQMHGGSAAIQNIDREEGTVTIQLGGACSGCGISPMTIQAIKTRMTKEIPEIDTVHANTGMDGSEGMAGGASPSMPGDSRGGEIGDDDEGPEAPF, encoded by the coding sequence ATGAGCACGGAGACCGAAAGCGGCGACGACCTCGAGGAGCGCATCACGAACTTCCTGCGCCGGAACTTCCCGCAGATCCAGATGCACGGCGGCTCGGCGGCGATCCAGAACATCGACCGCGAGGAAGGGACTGTCACGATCCAGCTCGGCGGTGCCTGTTCGGGCTGTGGGATCTCTCCGATGACGATCCAGGCGATCAAGACCCGCATGACGAAGGAGATCCCCGAGATCGACACGGTCCACGCCAACACGGGCATGGACGGCAGTGAGGGCATGGCCGGCGGAGCCAGCCCGTCGATGCCCGGCGACTCGCGGGGCGGCGAGATCGGCGACGACGACGAAGGCCCCGAAGCGCCGTTCTAA
- a CDS encoding acyl-CoA thioesterase — MPTLASTHLTNRYRVQPNHANNYDTAHGGIVMKWLDEIGAMSAMRFAGHPCVTARMDGLNFRRPIPVGDTALTEAYVYDSGRTSVRVRVRAERENPTTGETEVTTEGHFVFVALDDGEPTGVPELTVETDAERELRDAALADAETDGNGS, encoded by the coding sequence ATGCCGACGCTGGCTTCGACCCATCTGACGAACCGTTACCGCGTCCAGCCCAACCACGCCAACAACTACGACACCGCCCACGGTGGGATCGTGATGAAGTGGCTCGACGAGATCGGCGCGATGTCGGCGATGCGCTTTGCCGGCCACCCCTGCGTGACCGCCCGGATGGACGGGCTGAACTTCCGTCGCCCGATCCCCGTCGGTGACACCGCGCTCACGGAGGCGTACGTCTACGACTCCGGGCGGACGAGCGTTCGCGTCCGCGTGCGCGCCGAACGGGAGAATCCGACGACCGGCGAGACGGAGGTCACGACCGAAGGCCACTTCGTCTTCGTCGCGCTCGATGACGGCGAGCCGACCGGCGTCCCCGAACTCACGGTCGAGACCGACGCCGAACGCGAACTGCGGGACGCGGCGCTCGCCGACGCCGAGACCGACGGGAACGGTTCCTGA
- a CDS encoding glutamate-1-semialdehyde 2,1-aminomutase, with the protein MNHEQSRALYDRALSVMPGGVNSSVRATQPYPFFVERGDGGHVIDADGNRYLDFVMGYGPLLLGHDLPEPVQSAVQQRAAEGPMYGAPTEVEVELAEFVRRHVPSVEMTRFVNSGTEATVSAVRLARAYTGRDKIVVMQGGYHGAQESTLVEGEGDHTAPSSPGIPPEFAEHTLTLPFNDAEAARELFAEHGDDIAAVLTEPILGNYGIVHPVEGYHETLRELCDDHGSLLIFDEVITGFRVGGLQCAQGKFGVTPDLTTFGKIVGGGFPVGAIGGRSEIVEQFTPAGDVFQSGTFSGHPVTMAAGLETLRYAAENDVYDHVNGLGERLRAGLTDILADQAPEYTVVGTDSMFKVVFTRDADGTQAGGPCDAGCRQDPDCERFDTCPKTGADIKRAETERWQRLFWPAMKERGVFLTANQFESQFVCDAHTEADIDEALEAYKEAL; encoded by the coding sequence CCCTTCTTCGTCGAGCGCGGGGACGGCGGCCACGTGATCGACGCCGACGGGAACCGCTATCTCGACTTCGTGATGGGCTACGGCCCGCTCTTGCTGGGCCACGACCTGCCCGAGCCGGTCCAGTCGGCCGTCCAGCAGCGTGCCGCCGAGGGACCGATGTACGGCGCGCCCACAGAGGTCGAGGTCGAACTGGCGGAGTTCGTCCGCCGACACGTCCCCAGCGTCGAGATGACGCGCTTCGTCAACAGCGGCACCGAGGCGACGGTGTCGGCGGTCCGGCTCGCGCGAGCCTACACCGGCCGGGACAAGATCGTCGTCATGCAGGGAGGCTACCACGGCGCACAGGAGTCGACGCTGGTCGAGGGCGAGGGCGACCACACGGCCCCCTCCAGTCCCGGCATCCCCCCGGAGTTCGCCGAGCACACCCTGACGCTGCCCTTCAACGACGCCGAGGCCGCACGGGAGCTGTTCGCCGAGCACGGCGACGACATCGCCGCGGTTCTCACGGAGCCGATCCTGGGCAACTACGGGATCGTCCACCCGGTCGAGGGCTACCACGAGACGCTGCGCGAGCTGTGTGACGACCACGGCTCGCTCCTGATCTTCGACGAGGTCATCACCGGCTTCCGGGTCGGCGGCCTCCAGTGTGCCCAGGGGAAGTTCGGCGTCACGCCCGACCTGACGACCTTCGGCAAGATCGTCGGGGGCGGGTTCCCGGTCGGCGCGATCGGCGGCCGCTCGGAGATCGTCGAGCAGTTCACGCCTGCCGGCGACGTGTTCCAGTCGGGCACCTTCTCGGGTCACCCAGTGACGATGGCCGCGGGCCTGGAGACCCTTCGCTACGCCGCCGAGAACGACGTGTACGACCACGTGAACGGCCTGGGCGAACGGCTTCGCGCCGGCCTGACGGACATCCTCGCCGATCAGGCACCCGAGTACACCGTCGTCGGCACCGACTCGATGTTCAAGGTGGTGTTCACCCGCGACGCCGACGGCACGCAGGCGGGCGGCCCCTGTGACGCCGGCTGTAGGCAGGACCCCGACTGTGAGCGCTTCGACACCTGCCCGAAGACCGGGGCGGACATCAAGCGCGCCGAGACCGAACGCTGGCAGCGCCTGTTCTGGCCGGCGATGAAAGAGCGGGGCGTCTTCCTCACGGCCAACCAGTTCGAATCGCAGTTCGTCTGTGACGCCCACACGGAGGCGGACATCGACGAAGCGCTGGAAGCGTACAAGGAAGCCCTGTAG
- a CDS encoding IMP cyclohydrolase → MYVGRFVVVGPQVGAYRVSSRSFPNRRALDRDSTITVGPTEDAPETDNPYISYNAVRETDRGVVVGNGSHVDPIAEKLALGYPARDAVAESLLALDFEKDDYDTPRIAGIVGVDPDDPTTRAEGHGGVIGTVRRDALLVEEVTEPTLVATYEKDSPEAFDLAATDPAGIARELYDHEFEHAVCAAGVAVDDGVETAIYNG, encoded by the coding sequence ATGTACGTTGGACGGTTCGTCGTCGTCGGCCCGCAGGTCGGCGCGTACCGCGTCTCGTCGCGATCGTTCCCGAACAGGAGAGCACTCGACCGTGACAGCACGATCACGGTCGGCCCCACGGAGGACGCCCCCGAGACCGACAACCCCTACATCTCGTACAACGCCGTACGAGAGACAGACCGGGGTGTCGTCGTCGGCAACGGCTCTCACGTCGATCCGATCGCGGAGAAGCTGGCACTTGGCTACCCCGCGCGGGACGCCGTCGCCGAGTCGCTGCTGGCGCTGGACTTCGAGAAAGACGACTACGACACCCCGCGCATCGCCGGCATCGTCGGCGTCGATCCCGACGACCCCACGACGCGGGCCGAGGGCCACGGCGGCGTCATCGGGACGGTCCGCCGGGACGCGCTACTGGTCGAAGAGGTCACCGAGCCGACGCTGGTCGCGACCTACGAGAAGGACAGCCCGGAGGCGTTCGACCTGGCAGCGACCGACCCGGCGGGCATCGCCCGCGAGCTGTACGACCACGAGTTCGAACACGCCGTCTGTGCGGCCGGCGTCGCGGTCGACGACGGCGTCGAGACCGCGATCTACAACGGCTAG
- the prs gene encoding ribose-phosphate diphosphokinase, which produces MIIPGSESQAFAAALADTSGESLGRVEYEDFADGESVVRVPDEIDRAVVVASTVSDHAHVELLQLQDAAREAGADELLTVLPYMGYARQDEAFRTGEPVSSRAMARAISSGTDRVLTVNPHEDTVCEFFDVPAEPVDAAGVLADPLPADLDEPLFLSPDEGAVDIATTVRDAYGRGTVDYFQKDRDYDTGAVDISPSDAAVADRDVVVADDIIATGSTMSEAVGVLNDRGAGRVFVSCVHPMLAANAQTKLASAGVERVYGTDTIERAVSDVSAASAVAERL; this is translated from the coding sequence ATGATCATCCCCGGTTCGGAATCGCAGGCGTTCGCGGCGGCGCTGGCCGACACGAGCGGCGAGTCACTCGGGCGCGTCGAGTACGAGGACTTCGCAGACGGCGAGTCTGTCGTGCGCGTCCCCGACGAGATCGACCGGGCGGTCGTCGTCGCCTCGACGGTCTCCGATCACGCACATGTCGAACTGCTCCAGCTGCAAGACGCCGCCCGCGAAGCCGGTGCCGACGAGCTCCTCACCGTCCTGCCGTACATGGGATACGCCCGCCAGGACGAGGCGTTCCGGACCGGCGAACCCGTCTCCTCGCGTGCGATGGCGCGCGCCATCTCGTCTGGCACCGACCGCGTGCTGACGGTCAACCCCCACGAGGACACCGTCTGCGAGTTCTTCGACGTGCCCGCCGAACCGGTCGACGCTGCCGGCGTCCTGGCCGACCCGCTGCCCGCGGACCTCGACGAGCCGCTCTTTCTCTCGCCCGACGAGGGGGCCGTCGACATCGCGACGACCGTCCGAGACGCCTACGGGCGCGGGACCGTCGACTACTTCCAGAAGGATCGGGACTACGACACCGGCGCGGTCGACATCTCGCCCAGCGACGCCGCGGTCGCCGACCGGGACGTGGTCGTTGCCGACGACATCATCGCCACGGGCTCGACGATGAGCGAGGCCGTCGGTGTGTTGAACGACCGGGGAGCCGGCCGGGTCTTCGTCTCCTGTGTCCACCCCATGCTGGCGGCCAACGCTCAGACGAAGCTGGCGAGTGCCGGCGTCGAACGAGTGTACGGCACCGACACGATCGAGCGGGCCGTCAGCGACGTCAGCGCCGCGAGCGCCGTCGCCGAGCGGCTGTAG
- a CDS encoding squalene/phytoene synthase family protein, whose protein sequence is MTGVPQQATLADDRTWAFEAVQSVSRTFALSVELLDEPMTEWVCTGYLLCRTADTIEDEPTIPMQRRAELLETFDAMLAEDDETTVEDFLAAVEPETPADGGDDWAVLGQTDRIVRLWRSFPDPVQDGMRSITREMATGMADILRRHEDSGGLRLETLDELEEYCWYVAGTVGQLFMNLQAAGADPDDPTPDPEDARAFALLLQLVNIAKDVRADWDEENNVYLPGEWLAEEELDHEAVAEPEHSTAVAGVVGRVVDQAADYAHGAQRYLSTVPEGDNGGLLEATALPYLLALGTIRELRERTVDAVEQPDAVKLEREEVEALFAEAEDGFTRDQVRDLAATVRAGPYHEQ, encoded by the coding sequence ATGACCGGAGTGCCGCAGCAGGCGACGCTGGCTGACGATCGGACCTGGGCGTTCGAGGCCGTCCAGTCGGTCTCCCGGACGTTCGCGCTGAGTGTCGAGTTGCTGGACGAGCCGATGACCGAGTGGGTCTGTACCGGCTATCTCCTCTGCCGGACCGCGGACACGATCGAGGACGAACCGACGATTCCGATGCAGCGCCGCGCCGAGCTCTTAGAGACCTTCGACGCGATGCTGGCCGAAGACGACGAGACGACCGTCGAGGACTTTCTGGCGGCCGTCGAGCCGGAGACGCCGGCCGACGGAGGCGACGACTGGGCCGTCCTCGGCCAGACCGACCGCATCGTCCGCCTCTGGCGGTCGTTTCCCGACCCGGTCCAGGACGGGATGCGCTCGATCACCCGCGAGATGGCAACCGGGATGGCGGACATCCTGCGCCGCCACGAAGACAGCGGCGGCCTCCGTCTGGAGACGCTGGACGAACTCGAAGAGTACTGCTGGTACGTCGCCGGCACCGTCGGCCAGCTGTTCATGAACCTCCAGGCCGCCGGAGCCGACCCCGACGACCCCACGCCAGACCCCGAAGACGCCCGCGCGTTCGCACTCCTGCTCCAGCTGGTCAACATCGCCAAGGACGTCCGCGCCGACTGGGACGAGGAGAACAACGTCTACCTCCCCGGCGAGTGGCTCGCCGAGGAAGAACTCGACCACGAGGCCGTCGCCGAGCCCGAGCACTCGACCGCGGTCGCCGGCGTCGTCGGCCGCGTCGTCGACCAGGCCGCCGACTACGCACACGGTGCCCAGCGGTACCTCTCGACGGTCCCGGAGGGAGACAACGGCGGTCTCCTGGAAGCGACGGCGCTGCCCTACCTGCTGGCACTCGGGACGATCCGCGAACTCCGCGAACGGACCGTCGACGCCGTCGAACAGCCCGACGCGGTCAAGCTCGAACGCGAGGAGGTCGAGGCGCTGTTCGCCGAGGCCGAGGACGGCTTCACCCGCGACCAGGTCCGCGATCTCGCAGCTACGGTGCGAGCCGGTCCGTATCACGAGCAGTAG
- a CDS encoding DUF4349 domain-containing protein: protein MSTIPVTRRQIALLAVVVLVAVAGCSGAQNTADSGGSDLGMQSAGDASSGGGGGGVGSYYDADGDRVIVRESRMDLRVDNFTRAFRSTREIAAAHGGYVGDRSQNSRGDWDEGQITVRVPPENFSEARDDLAALGHVEDESVSVQDFTDEYNDREARIEDLQQEERSLESLLSRANDSEEASEIRTDLRDVRDELRTLRQQQSSLERQEAMSTIRIDAHEPVSEQPPENYRSSFGFDDAFMEAFYGGLTAVKYVVVFFGYAIPIGLSLLPLAAFGLVLVGGVRRTRRFVSGAMSADPERPDDSPAAVETSGDESETTDDGEPGSGESEE from the coding sequence ATGTCAACGATACCCGTGACCAGACGACAGATCGCGCTGCTGGCCGTCGTCGTCCTCGTCGCCGTCGCCGGCTGTTCGGGTGCCCAAAACACCGCCGACAGCGGCGGCTCCGACCTGGGGATGCAGTCGGCCGGCGACGCCAGCAGCGGTGGCGGCGGTGGCGGCGTCGGCAGCTACTACGACGCCGACGGCGATCGCGTGATCGTCCGCGAGTCCCGGATGGACCTGCGGGTCGACAACTTCACGCGGGCGTTTCGCTCGACTCGCGAGATCGCCGCGGCCCACGGCGGCTACGTCGGCGACCGCTCGCAGAACTCCCGTGGCGACTGGGACGAGGGCCAGATCACGGTCCGGGTGCCCCCCGAGAACTTCTCCGAGGCCCGTGACGATCTCGCGGCGCTTGGCCACGTCGAGGACGAGTCGGTCTCGGTCCAGGACTTCACCGACGAGTACAACGACCGCGAGGCCCGCATCGAGGATCTCCAGCAGGAAGAACGATCCCTCGAAAGCCTGCTGAGCCGGGCCAACGACAGCGAGGAGGCCAGCGAGATCAGAACCGACCTCCGAGACGTGCGCGACGAGCTGCGAACCCTCCGCCAGCAACAGTCCTCGCTGGAGCGCCAGGAGGCCATGTCGACGATCCGGATCGACGCCCACGAGCCGGTGAGCGAGCAGCCACCCGAGAACTACCGCTCTTCGTTTGGCTTCGACGACGCGTTCATGGAGGCGTTCTACGGCGGCCTGACGGCGGTGAAGTACGTCGTCGTCTTCTTCGGCTACGCGATCCCGATCGGGCTCTCGCTGTTGCCCCTGGCGGCCTTCGGCCTCGTGCTGGTCGGCGGCGTTCGTCGGACTCGGCGGTTCGTCTCGGGAGCGATGAGCGCCGATCCAGAGCGTCCAGACGACTCGCCAGCAGCCGTCGAGACGAGCGGTGACGAGAGCGAGACGACCGACGACGGCGAGCCCGGCAGCGGAGAGAGCGAGGAGTAG